The Miscanthus floridulus cultivar M001 chromosome 6, ASM1932011v1, whole genome shotgun sequence genomic interval cctacgagatataggaagatacatgtggcacggttggctatatttgctatcgtggaaaagaaccagtcttaatttgaaatgaagaccggacggaggcttgccggtttgcagtgattccgtttgtgtcgcttaaggactgattcttggagcctttctgttcatgttgaacgcatgcctctctcttagttggccgtgtccgatgaccgaccgcgaagccgagtagctcacctcaggccgggagtcgataagtataaagtacgcctcggaaggaagccgtaggcgtgagtccaagggcaggtgatttaaaagtcctgatcgtcctggcagaagggtaatccctgagagtgctggcgctgatcgaacccggcgaatttggttcctgagatgtaccaaaggtaacccacggctacccttgctaagtatgccagggtgagagttaggaataccccctcagctgagttgtaattcgattcgagtcgccgtctctcccggttagtgagaacttgacaggcttatctccaatgtagatacacttaataacataatggttcggaaatgatgatatgatgatgacagccttattatacctgctatggttaatattgtttgctcctaataagtgagtgctctagtacaggtgctaatctagtggacaggtaactaatgataagcttgatgctaagtttaaattggttactataatcataagctcttttatgcaactgtgtcaagctagcccacctgaaaaagccttgcatgatccttggtgtcttttatttctggttttgacgggtaagtctagctgagtaccttctcgtactcagggtttatctcccacctgttgcagatgaccagttctactttggttgctgcaagtactgccttctcccagctggggatgaagactagaccgttgggcgcggtctctactaattctcgtatctgataatgcttttgtggggcatgactcagacttggcaatgtaatcgaAAACTATGAtattttgtaccaaactatgttgcttccgcacactcaaacttggtttgtaatattctatttaactctgatggatgtaatctgaatgctacttatgaaatgttgtaacggatgatgtgttgtgttgaatcactatgatcttggtttgtatgtcgagagttggttgaaatccttcgtgatttccggactaccgggattatgggagcttaagtacaggaatttgatcgcttcggtgattgtttttgtacttacgttcttatgatttggtcggttctgttacaattaCAACCTGGATCTGTTTTATGTGATTTCCCCTTATCTTTCCAGCATGAGAAGTCTCGTTTGCCTCATCTTTTAAATCGGAGTCCTTCACTTGCATTGCACTGCTCACAAGCAAATAAAACAAATGACAGTCAGATCCACAATCTACTGAGTTTCAGCAGCAGCAAACTGTTAGGAGAGGAGCCTCACTATTCTCCTTCTTTTGCAAACGTTCCTTCAGTGGAGCACTGATTCATTTCTAGCTTAACTCTGATTTTCCTACCAGAAACAGGAAATCCATTCTTTTGTTGAATAGCTCGATCAGCATCTTGAACAGTTGCACTGGCATATACGGGAACACATTATATTATCATTGCTATTTTCTGCAGTCAGGATGACAAGAAAGTAGTCAATCAGTAACTTTTACTGGACTGAACTACATTATCATTGCTATTTTCTGCGGTAATGAGATGTTCAGAGTGTTCGCTCAGATCCTGCTATGATAGCTTCTTCTATTATTTTTAAAATTGTAGATCCACCACTACAATTCTTATTTTAGAAAGCTAATTTCCTTACGAAGTTTGGAAAggaaaagtatttttttttacagATATAATGCAGTATGCCAACTGTCAGCGTGAGATACTAAATCTTTCTCCATTCCTGGTCCCGctgtagatgatgatgaggaagattaCGACAGCCAATGAGTCTGAGCGACTGAACTTACCATGAAATAGAGCGCGGCAAGGAGACGCGAGCTGCTGAAGCCACCACTGGACTCGCCGAGTAGGAGCCGAAGGCGCCTTGTCGCCTCGCAGGCGAGAAGGAGGGCCTGCCGTGGCGGCCTCCGGACGGCGCGACTAGCAACGGCAACCGGTCCGGTGGCGCGGCCCTGCCCCGGCGGCCAGCAGGCATCGCGGCCAGACCCGGCGCAGCCCTGCCCCGGCGTCCGGTGGGCGGATCTACCAGCTCCGGCGGCCAGCCCTGACGGCGGTGCTCTGCACGGCTCGCATTGTTCCCCAACATCTACGGCGAGGAACCATGGCGGGATCGGAGGATTGGAGCTGGGGCGGAGTACGGAGAGGAGCTGGAGAGAAATGGGGAAGACATTGAATTGGGATGCGCCGCTGTACATAAATTTGTGCCGATAGGAGCAATTATGGAAGCTTGGGCTTGGGCAGTGTTCGGCTCGCCGGTTGGCTACAGTTTTTAATCGGATTAGCGTTTTTTCTTGTAATATTTTAGAATAAACAGTATTTTTAAGTATGAACAGTACAAATTTAAGTCAGGTCAAATTAGAATTAGaaaatagaatatatatatatatatataagtacaaAGTTGCTAAAAAACTAATGAGGGATTTAAAATTatgaaagtaaaaaaaaagaaatagaattCATCAAAACAAAAATAAATTGGATACAAATACAAATGTTTCACAAAAAAATCCCGTATATTGAAACGAAAAATCAAAAAATAAATGAATTTATATACAACAAAATTTACAGATGCAAGAATAAAAAAATGTTGATTTCAAATAAACATAGAAATACTAGAATAAGATGATAACGACAAGCAAGCTAGAAAATAGCAAATAAAAAATACAAATGTCTTATAAGCACTCGCGAACTCGCGTGTCGCACGTGTATGTTAACTATAGAAAAATGAGCTTGGGATTTGCATGAAGAGAccgaaagagaaagagaggggcAGAGAACGGAGATGCTAATGGCCATGGTGACATACTTAGATCCAAATTTTTTATGATTCGGTTGGTTTAATTTGAAGGTTTGAATGCAGGCAGAGTTTGAACAAATCTTGCACAAACATGACGACATGCAGTATTCACATCAATCAACAAATGTATTAGACTAtgggcctctttggcagggcttcggcggctccggctcccgcatCTGTCGGCCGCCCATGGGCCGATAAATACCAGGCGGAGCcccgaaaaacgagcttctctTGCTCCACCTCTGTCTGTgagagaggaaaaggagaagagaaaAAAACAGCTTTGATGAGCAATAGCCTTCTATCGACCCATGGACAACCGACAGGTACGGAAGAACGGGAGGCAGAGGCGCcgaagccctgccaaagaggaccTATGTATTTTTTTTAGCCAAGCTACACTACGAACGATGCTACTATTTTTTTGTACAAAGAAGACGTCAGCCTTTGACTAGCCGTGCGTGGACGCCGACGCCGGCGACGAGATGTAGGGATCGGACTGCACGAGGCCGTCGAGGAAATCGGAGAGGCGGTGCTCGCGCCTCCTGGCGGCGGGACCGGCGCCCTCGAGCGCGCGCAGCAGCGCCTCTGCCTTGGCCTTCCCGCGGGGGCTGGCGGCGCTGTCCTCGGCGAGCTCGCGCACGGTCTCCTCAGCACCCCCGACGGCGACCACCTCAGCCGCGGCCGCCTCGCCGCCGGCGACGACGAGGTTaagcagcgcggcggcggcgttctCCCTTGCCCTGGGCGTGGCGGCGCCGCCCGCCTCGACGAGGTCAAGGAGGATGCGCACCCCGGACACCCACCGGAACGCCTCGAGGCTCTCGGCGCACCCGGCCACCTGCGCGACCACGGCGGTGGCGTCCTCCACGATGCCGTTCCGCTCGTCCGTCATCACCAGCGCGAAGAGCGCCTGCACGACGCCCAGGGAGACCAGCGTCGCGCGGCTCGGCGTGTACAGCGCCACGCCGAACAGCGCCTTGAGCGCGTCCTTGGTGGCGCGCGTGCTTGGCTTGGGCGACGCGCGGAGGAGCGCCACCAGCGCCGATAGCAGCGGCCGCCGCGCGCACACCGCCGCGCGGTGGGACTCCCCGCCGCAGAGGAGGCTGTAGACCACGGCCGCCGCGTGGTGCGCGGCGTGGCCGGATCGCAGCGCCGACGTCAGCGCGTCCAGCACGCCGGGAGCCGTCGCCACCTGGTCCCGCGCCGAGATGGAGATGTTGAGGAGCGCGGCCGCCGCGTCCACGGACACGGGCGACGCGTGGTGGAGCTGCGCGGCGAGGAGGGGCACCGCGCCCGCGTCCGCTAGCGGCGCCCGGATCTCGGGGTCTTCCTTGGAGGCGAGGCGGATCTcggacaccgccgccgccgccgcggccccgTCGCAAGCCGCGGTGGCGCCGCGCAGGCGGCCCACCAGGACCCGTGCCGTGTGCGGCTTCACTTCCATCGCTGTCGGTGTCGCGGGAGGAGGATCGGGATTCGGAGGCGGTCGAGTTGCGTGCAGACAAGCGCGGCGGGTTCGGTTTTGGAGCTGTCTGCGGGAGCTTGGAGTTGAAGGCGGTTTTTGTTGGAGATTAGGTGGCGGATCGCGGCAGGTGGAGTGGTGGGGAAGCACGCACGCGGCACGCCGGGCCGGAACGCGGGAGGAAGGCGGCGATGATCAGGATCGAATGGAGTGAACGGGACGTAATtaccgcgcgcgcgcgcgtgttcTTGAAGCTTTTTCGTTTTTTCCGCCCTGCTTCTGTGCCTCGTGGCTCGTGGTGTTGAACGTTTCTACGGCATTTCAACTTTCGGAGCGCACGCCGTCATGTGTTCAAACCTCTTTTCCCGTTTCCCTTCCTTTTGGCATATGCTAAAGGATTCTTGGGAATTTTTATTTTTCGGGACGCATTTGTTCCAAATAGTCGTGTAAAAGTAAAAGTATACAGGAAATTGGTTTTCAGGTGACGGATAATGATCTGTTTGCTCTTGAAGTTTGAACTTGGGTGATTCTGCCCGGCAGGTGGTTGGGAAATTTCAGAGCAGGGGAGGTGGAGGCATCCAAGTGTCGCATCACCCGGCTGCTATCCTCCCTCCACGCTGATGAAGTAGTCAAGGCTCCGTTAGCTCTCTTAATCTCGAcagaaactgactgaaaaatattgttctggttgaattgttgtaagagaaaaatattattctgactaAAAAAATACCGAAAAACCAAATATGGATAAACAGGGCCAAGTAGTTGGACCGCCTAATCGTGACAAGGAAGCCGTCACTTGAGTAGGCATTATTCTACTTCTCTGCGTGCTGCAACTGAAAGAGACAAAGGGAACATGAACAGTATGGGTTCGTCAGCGCGTTGACAGTTGACACCGTGCTGCAGCATGCTTCGATTTTTCATTTTTTACCCGCTTGACCTTCGCGGCTCACCCTGATGTGATCTCAGTTAAAATTCTAAAACAAACAAAGGTAACATGGTATTCTGTGACGCTCACGTGTTATTTAACTGACCGAGTCGGACGTAATGGGCAGGTTAATTATTTAACTATAGTTTAACTAGGTGCGTTGCCAAGATTACGATGCGAGTCACGATTGCTGCTGACAGAATCAGAATCCATCCATCCTCTCAAATCTCAAAGTCCCACTGATCGCGTTTTGTGCGCCAAGCCGTGGCGTTTGCGTCGGCACCCGGTCAAGTCGCTCCCAACTAAAGTCGTGCGGATACTTTGACCACGGTAATTTGTTAGTTCCATGAACGATTCCACAGCTGATGCTCGTTCACATGCATGGCCTTCTATTTATGAATGAGAGATAGGGGGCGCTTTCGCTGCGCCGGTTTTGAGGCCACGCCACCAGGCAACGCGGCAGACCGCAcgaaatctcctacaactaaaaataacaaagcatggatattttttttggtgcgacattcgtCCATCGTTATGTCAACCCGCCCATGCGATTTTTCTCCGCGCACCGTCCGCCCGTCTCCTAAGTAAAGAAACGCCCACCCTGCTCCCGTGCCCACCCACGCCCGCCCGTAGTaggctgcgccgccgccgcatgCGCACCATCGTCACCCGCGCCCACCCGCATCTGGGCGCGCCGCCGGCGGCCGCGTAGAGCTGGGGAACCCCCGTCTAGCCTTCTCGGTGGCTCCATGCGTCGCTCCTCGACGTACTCGCTCTCCATCTCTCTCGCGCG includes:
- the LOC136459939 gene encoding U-box domain-containing protein 1-like encodes the protein MEVKPHTARVLVGRLRGATAACDGAAAAAAVSEIRLASKEDPEIRAPLADAGAVPLLAAQLHHASPVSVDAAAALLNISISARDQVATAPGVLDALTSALRSGHAAHHAAAVVYSLLCGGESHRAAVCARRPLLSALVALLRASPKPSTRATKDALKALFGVALYTPSRATLVSLGVVQALFALVMTDERNGIVEDATAVVAQVAGCAESLEAFRWVSGVRILLDLVEAGGAATPRARENAAAALLNLVVAGGEAAAAEVVAVGGAEETVRELAEDSAASPRGKAKAEALLRALEGAGPAARRREHRLSDFLDGLVQSDPYISSPASASTHG